The window ATGGCTTTTGTCGCAATTTTTGTGTCAATTTTAGCGTGGATATTATTATTTAAAACTCGTTTTGGTTTACGTTTGCGTTCTGTTGGGGAACATCCACAAGCAGCAGATACATTAGGAATTAATGTGTATTTCATGCGTTATGCAGGTGTGATGATCTCAGGATTACTTGGAGGAATCGGTGGAGCAATTGCTGCACAATCGATTTCTTTAAACTTCTCACATTCTACAATTGCTGGACAAGGATTTATCGCCTTAGCAGCAATGATCTTTGGTAAATGGAATCCACTTGGTGCAATGGGGGCAGCGATTTTCTTTGGGTTTGCTCAAAGCCTAAGTGTAATAGGAAGTTATATTCCATTAATTAAAGATGTTCCAAGTGTTGTGTTACAAACGGCGCCATATATTTTAACTGTGATTGTTTTAGTTGGGGTTATTGGGAAATCTGAGGCTCCGGCAGCAGATGGCGAAACGTATATAAAATCAAAATAGTGCAAAAAAGCAAAGCTTCTCAAATTGTTGGGAAGCTTTTTTTTTATTTAAATAAGGATGCTATGTAAACATAAAGAATCTATTAGAAATCGAATTCAAAGAGCATTTATAATTGTATTCTCTTCATAATTAACTTATGATATAGGAATGAAGGTTTTATGAGACGTACAATCTCAAGTAAAGCTAAGTTTATTTTTAGTGAGAAATTTATCAAGAATATGTATGCCATGATTTAAGTGTTAGGTCACTAAAAATCGTGATTGGGGAGGAAAAAAATGTCAATACAATTGAATGAAGGAGTGCATTTACATGTGCTACCAACGAAAAAATATAAAACAGTTCGTTTAGTTATAAAGTTCAGAGCGCCATTAAAAGCTGAAACAATTACGAATCGGGCGATGTTATCAAGCCTTCTAGAAACCAACAGCAAAAAATATCCAACACAAACAGAACTGAGAAGTACTTTAGCTAATTTATATGGTGCAAGCTTTGGTTTATCTGTGACAAAAAAAGGTACAGAGCATATGTTTACTGTTGGAATGAACTTAGTTAATGAACGCTATTTATCAGAAAAAACTAATATTTTAAATGATGGAATTGCCCTACTTGAAGAAATTATTTTTAATCCTAATGTAGCGAATGGTCAGTTTGATGAAGGGACCTTTAATCGTGAAAAAGAGAACTTGCTAGATTACTATAGTTCTATTTATGACGATAAGCAGGCATATGCTAGTCTTTCGTTACAATCACTTTATTTTGAAGATGAAGATCAAAAAATGCCAAGTATTGGTACAGCAGAAGAATTAGAAAAAATTACAGCCACTTCTTTATTCGCTTACTATCAAAAAATGTTACAAGAAGATACAATTGATATTTATGTTTTAGGTGATGTAGATGAAAATGATATTGAATTAGCTTTTAGAAAATTTCCATTTACACCTAGAAAAAAGGCTACTGGTTCAGTTTTTTACCAAGAACCAACTCGTAACAATTTAAAAAATGAAGTTGAAAAGCAAGAAGTCACTCAAGCAAAATACAATTTAGCGTATGAAACCAATACGTACTATTTGGAAAAAGATTACTTTGCATTGCAAGTATTCAATGGGATTTTTGGCGGTTTTCCTCATTCTAAATTATTTGTTAATGTACGAGAAAAGGAAAGTTTGGCTTACTATGCTTCTAGTAGTTTGGATACATTTAGAGGAATGATGACTGTTCAGACTGGAATTGAGTCAGCAAAAGTTCAGCAGGTTTCGGATATTATTTCAGTGCAATTAAATGAAGTTCAAATTGGTAATTTTGAAGAGGAAGCTATTAATCAAACGAAAGAAATGTTGAAAAATCAAATTTTGCAGTCAGAAGATAATGCACCCGCCTTTATTGAACGTTTGTACATTTATGATATTGTTGGAAAAAATCTGTCTGTTGACGAATGGCAAGCACAAGTAGATGCTGTTACCAAAGAAGAAATTATTGCGGTAGCTAATAAGATTCAGCTAAAAGCAACATTCTTTTTAACTGGGGAGGTTTAATCGTGGAAAAAAAACATTATGATCAATTAAATGAAACTATTTATACTGAAACGTTAGAAAATGGATTGCGTGTAACGTTACTACCTAAAAACGATTTCCATAAAACCTATGGTTTATTTACAACAAATTATGGTTCAATTGACAATCAGTTTATTCCACTAGGAAAGACTGAATTAGTAAAAGTGCCAGATGGTGTCGCTCACTTTTTAGAACACAAAATGTTTGAAAAAGAAGATGGTGATGTTTTTAACGTATTTGGCAAACAAGGTGCGTCAGCTAATGCCTTTACAAGTTTTACTCGAACAAGTTATTTATTTACTAGCACCAATCGTATATTGGAAAATGTTGAAACATTATTAGATTTTGTTCAAGAACCCTATTTCACTAAAGAAACTGTTGAAAAGGAAAAAGGGATTATTGCACAAGAAATTCAAATGTATGATGATGAGCCTGATTGGCGTCTATTTTTTGGTATTTTGGGAAATTTATATCCAAAACATCCATTACACATTGATATTGCTGGAACTGTGGACAGCATTATGGAGATTACTCCTGAAGACTTATATGAATGCTACCATACCTTTTATCACCCAAGTAATATGAATTTACTTGTTGTTGGAAAAATGAATCCTGCTGAAATGATGACAACGATTCGTGACAATCAAGACCATAAAGAATTTGCTCCAGCAACAGAAATTGTGCGTCACTTTCCAACTGAAACAGTAGCGGATATTAACGTTTTTGATTCGATTGAGATGCCAGTAAATCGTGCAAAAAGTATTGTTGGTGTCAAGGGAGTACATCCTGCTCCAACTGGAAAAGCAGCATTAGTCTATAAAACAAAAATGAATTTATTGTTAACTCTTTTATTTGGAACTACGTCTGAAAATTATTTGCGTTTATATGATGGTGGTGTAATTGATGACAGCTTTTCTTTTGAATTTAATTTAGAACGAACGTTTCATTTTATTGATATTGGTGGGGATGCAAAAGAACCAACGGCTTTTAGTGAGGCAATTAAAGAAATTTTACTAACTGCAAAAGATAGTTCAGAATTAACAGAAGCAAATCTAACAACTGTCAAAAAACGGATGATTGGTAGTGCGTTACAATCTTTAAATTCAATAGAATACATTGCTAATCAATATAGCCAAGAAGCTTATGGTGATGCAAGTTTATTTGATTTAGTACCAACTATTGAAAGCATTAAGTTAGCAGATATTCAACAATTAGCTGCTGAGTTTATGATAAAAGAACATATGAGTACCTTCCATATTTTACCAAAAGAGGCGAATGAAGGATGAAATTTGCTTTGATTATGGGGGCTAGCGGTGATATTGGTGGTGCGATTGCCCAAGATTTAGCAAAAGCGGGCTGGTCGCTTTACCTTCATTGTCATTCGGATTTTACAAGTGTGGAGAGACAGGCTAAGGTCTATCAAAAAAATTATCCAAAACAAGATTTTTTTACTTTGCAATTAGATATGATGAATGAAGCAGAGCTACCGCTTTTTTTGGAATCAATTTTTCAATTAGATGCGGTCATTTTTGCTAGTGGGTTTACACATTATCACTTATTAACAGAGACGACAGCATTAGAAATGGATCAAATGTGGCAAGTTCATGTAAAAACACCTATTTTATTAGTGCAAAGTTTGCAAACTAAATTAGCTGCATCTGGAAATGGTCGTATTGTATTTATTAGTTCAGTTTATGGTGAAGTTGGGAGTGCCATGGAGGTTTTGTATTCTACAACTAAAGGTGCCCAACTTGCATTTGTTAAAGCCTATAGCAAAGAAGTGATTAGCTTAGGGATTACAGTGAATGCAATTTCTCCAGGAGCGATTGCAACGAAAATGAATCAAGACTTTGCCGAAGCGGAGCTAGATTGGTTGAACGAGGAAATTCCAGCAGGTCGAATGGGAACTACGACTGAAATTAGCTTCTGGGTGCAACAACTGTTGGAACCATTAAGTCAATATATGACAGGACAGTCTTTGGTTATCAGCGGTGGCTGGCTAAAGTAAAGAAAAAATTAATGTTTTGTTATCTATTCATATGCTATAATAACTATGATATGGAGAATAAAGTTATCTAAAAAAAGAAATCTAGTGGGTGATAGGTGAATGAATGAAATTGGAATAAAATTACAAGAAGCTAGAAAAGCAAAAGGGTATACATTAGATGATTTGCAACAAATGACAAAAATTCAAAAACGTTATTTAATTGCAATTGAAGAAGGCAATTTTGATGTAATGCCTGGCAAGTTTTATGCCCGTGCTTTTATTAAACAATATGCGGATACGGTTGGCTTAAATGGCGATCAATTGTTAGAACAATACACAGATGCTGTTCCACACACACATGATGAAGAGTATGTGGAGAAGGTCAACACAAACCAAACACGGTCAGAAAATCATGTAACAAATGAATTACTTGAACGAGTAAAAACTTTGTTACCTACTATTTTGATTGTCATAGTCGTATTTTTGATTATTGGTGGAATTTGGTATGCAGCAACAAAAACTGGAAATAAAGATACTGAATCAATTATTTCTAAAGATTCAGATACAACATCGATTACAACAAGTAGTAATACAGCTACTAGTGAATCAAAAACTAGTGCAGCTTCTTCTAGTTCAAAAGAACCAGAAAAAGAACCGGAAAAACCAAAACAAGCAATTGCCGTTGAATCATCAACGGGTCAAACAACAAATTACACGGTTACCAATGCAACCGAACCAGGTTCAATTGTATTGAGTGCAGAAGGTGGAGCAAGTTGGGTTGGCGTTGAAGTTAATGGTGTAGCAGCTGATCAAAAAACAATGCAAAGTGGCGATAATTTGGAAGTTCCATTACCAGCCGGAACAACATCAATCTCTGTCAGAATTGGAAATGCAGCGAGTACAAAAATTACATTGAATGGTGAAGCAGTGGCTTATGCTCCAGAAGCAACTAATGTAATTACGCAAACACTTGTCTTTACTGTAACTCCAGTTGCAGCAGCGGCACAATAGGTAGAAAAATTAACATAGAAAAATCCCAAACCTTGGTTATTTTACTTCGGTTTAGGATTTTTTTTGTTTTTATTTACATTCATTGAAAAAAATAGTTGTTTTGAAATTTGTTAAAATCCTTTTTAGAAAAATACTGGTTTTTTTATTCTGAAAAAAGTATAATAATGAATGAATATAGGGAGGTTTGTCTATGGAATTATTATTTTTTGTATTGCTTATGATTGTTGGAATAGTGGTTTCATCTGTAGCGAATAAGTATTTACCACGAGTTCCGTTAGCATTAATTCAAATTTCAGTTGGTGTTTTAATGACCTTTTTACCATTGGAACATGAAGTTATTTTAGAACCAGAGATTTTTATGTTATGCATCATTGCTCCGTTGGTTTTTTATGAGGGTCAGAAGGTCTCTAGAAAAGAATTTTGGGAGTTAAAAGGTCCAATTTTATTATTAGCTTTTGGATTAGTTTTAATTTCAGTTATACTGGGAGGTTTTGTTATTCAATGGTTAATTCCTAAGATGCCTTTAGCGATTGCCTTTGCATTAGCTGCGATTATCTCACCCACGGATACTGTTGCGTTGAAATCAATTGTGAAAAATATTAAGCTACCAGATAATATCATGGGTGTTTTAGAAGGAGAGTCACTAATTAATGATGCAGCTGGACTAGTTTCTTTTAAAGTTGCTTTAGCAGCAGTTGTAACAGGTGTCTTTTCAGTCAAAGAAGCCAGCATTAGTTTTTTAGTTGCAGCTTTTGGTGGGATTGTTCTTGGCGTAATTATGGGTCTGTTATTTGTAAAGTTACGGATAAAATTAAGAAAAATGGGATTAGAAGAATCAGAGTTATTAATTTTGATTCAGTTAGCGACACCTTTTGTTATTTTTATCTTAGCAGAAGAGTTTAATTTTTCAGGAATTTTGGCTTTAGTTGCAGCAGGCTTTGTTCATGGATTTGAACAGGATAAATTACAAAAAACTACGACAAAATTGCAGCTGATTTCTAGCAATGTTTGGTCAACTTTTATTTATTTTTTAAATAGTTTAGTTTTCTTATTATTAGGTTCAATGCTGCCAAGTGTTATCAAAGCCATCTGGGATGCTAATGATGTTCATGTTGCTGAATTACTTGGAAGTTCACTTTTGATTTTTTGTTTTATTCTTTTCTTACGATTTGCATGGGTGTATCTATTGTATGCTGATTTTGTTGAACCAGTAGATGCGGGATTTAGTAATTACCTGATTCAAATGACAAGTGCTTTGGAACCTGCTAAGAAATCTGGGATTTCTAGATTTAAGTACGCTGTTATTACGGCATTTGCTGGTGTTCATGGGACCATTTCCTTAGCCACAGCTCTCTCAGTACCATTAGTTTTAGGAAACAATGAAGTGTTTCCTTTAAGAAATGAAGTGCTGTTTATTACGGCGAGTGTTATTTTATTTAGTTTGATTAGTGCAACGATCATGTTGCCTTTATTAGTCCCTAAGGAACAGGTAACGACGGATTTAGTCATTAATGCTAAAAAATTAGATGAAATTACAGGTTATCAAGAAATTCTCTTTCGCACAATTGATCGTTTGGAGCAACAGCGTACAGCCGAGAATAATACGATGCTTAATCAAATTTTACTAGAGTTAGAAGATAAATTAGTTGCAAGTAAAGAAGGGCGTTATCGTGATGAAGATCGTGGAAAAATGCAAGAGATTATGAATTTTGCTCGTGATATTGAGAAGCAGAAAATTGATGAATTAATTGCAGAAAAACAGATTTCACCAATGATTGAACGTTTGTATCAAGTTTATTTGGAAAATTCTCGTCGTTTTGAAGAACGTAATTTCTTTAAAATTATGTTATTTAAAATCAAAATGAATTTGTTGAAAAAACGAGTAAAAAAAATGCGTAATCAAGAATTTGACGCACGATTTAAATCAAAAATAGATGCTCATAGCCAATTAATTGAAGAATTTAAAGAATCTCAACGATTAGTAGCTGGAACCGTTGTGCAAGAAATCCAGAATCAAATGACTTCTGAAAATCGAAAAGAGTCAATTGAAGTCATGGAGCGATACAACCGTCGGACTGAATATGTTCAACTAGATTCAGCAATACAACAACAAAATATGCGCCGTTTAGCTAGTCTGACTTTGCAAATCGAACGAGAAGAAATTCAACGTTTATTAGATAATGCTGAGATTAATTTTGAGATTGCGAATCAATTAGGCGAACAGGTGACCTATGATGAGTTAAGTGAATTAACAATGGGAACTGAATGATTTTTTATTTAACTAAATTAAGGGTTTCGCTATTAAGTAGCGAAACTCTGTGATAAACTAGCAAAGTATGCATGTAAATAACTATCTAACGTAAATAAGAATTTTAGATAGAAGATGGAGGAAAATAGCATTGAATTTACCAAATAAATTAACAGTACTTCGTATTTTTATGATTCCAATATTCATGGTGATCGTTTTAGGTCCATTTGATTGGGGACAAGTCAATTGGTTAGGAAGCTCAATTGAGGTTACACAATTAGTTGGCGCAATTATCTTTGCGTTAGCAAGTATTACCGATTGGTTGGATGGGAAAATTGCACGAGCAAGAAATTTAGTCACTAATTTTGGTAAGTTTGCGGACCCTTTAGCAGATAAAATGTTAGTTGTTACAGCATTTATTGTTCTAGTTGGGCAAGGAATTGTTCCATCGTGGGTCATTGCAATTATTATTTGCCGTGAGTTAGCAGTTACAGGACTTCGTTTGCTTTTAGTTGGCGATGGCGAGGTAATGGCAGCAGCAATGCCTGGTAAGATTAAAACAGCAACTCAAATGGTAGCAATTATTTTGTTGTTTTTAAATAATTTTCCATTTGCTGGAATGAATTTCCCGTTTGCAACTATTATGTTGTATGTGTGTTTATTTTTTACTGTCTATTCTGGTGTTGATTATTTTATTAAAAATAAACATGTTTTCTCTGGATCAATGTAAAAATGAATGATGTCAAAAGGTGAAGGAACGAATAAAAGTTCCCTCACCTTTTTTGTCGCTTTTTGACTGATTATGGTAAAATAAAGAGGTATGAATTGTAAAAGGGAGGTCAATGAAAGTGAAAAGAAAGTGGCAAATAGTCAGTCTTTTTTTTATGCTACTTTTTTTAGCAAGTTGTGGAGCGGGAAATGAAGCAAAAGACAGCAAAGAAGCTTTGAAAAATAGAGAGAGCCCGTCAGCGAAGTCTCTTGAAACTGGCTTTAAACTTTGGGTAATTACAGATGTTCATTATATAGCTCCAAGCTTACATGATGATGGGAAAAAATTTGACTTTATTGTGAGTACTTCAGCAGGTAAAGATTTAAACTACCAAACAGAAACATTAGAGGCTTTAGTCATGCAAGCTAAAAAAGAACAACCAGATGTATTAGTAGTAAGTGGTGATTTAACTCTAAATGGTGAAAAACAAAGTGCAATTGAATTAGCAGATTATTTTAAGGAAATTGAAAAAAATGGCACAGAAGTTTATGTGATTCCTGGGAACCACGATATCAGTGATGGTTGGGCGAAAAAATATCGTGGAGATCAAGCTGAAGCAACGGAACAAATTTTACCGAAAGATTTTAAATCAATTTTTAAGAAAAATGGGTATCAACAAGCGATTAGTAGTGATCCCACTTCATTGAGTTATTTGGTTGCACCTAGAAAAAATCTCTGGATAATGATGATTGATTCAAATAAATACAGTTGGAGTGCTTCAAAAGGAGCTCCTGTAACCAGCGGAAGTATCCGTGAAGATACGTATCAATGGATGTCAGAAAATTTCCAATTAGCAAAAGAACAAGGTGCTAAAATTATTCCAGTAATGCATCATAATTTAATGGATCATAATCAATTGGTAAATCGTGGATTTACAATCGATAAAGCTGAGAATTTACAAGACTTTTTTGCAAAAGAAAAAGTTGATTTTGTCTTATCAGGTCATATTCACGCCCAAGATATTGCTAGCCTTGATGTGAAAGGACATAAGATTTATGATATCGTAACGGGTTCGTTTATGATGGCACCTAATCCAATTGGTGAATTCACTTATCAAGATGGAAGCTTTACCTATCAAAGACAAACAACAGATGTTGATGGCTGGGCAAAAGAAACGGGAGCAACTAATCTAGATCTGTTACAACATTCAGCCTATTTAGCTGAAAATATGCAAAAAGATGGTGAAAGTTTTGCAATCGGTCAGATTTATGAAGAACAGTGGGCTGATAAAAGTCAGTTGGATTCAGTTGCAACTTTTATAGGCAACGCGAATCAACGTTTTTTTGGTGGAGAATCTTACGTTGCTCCTGAAAATGTAAAAGAAACTCAAGAGCAATTAGCTAAAAATCCAGCCTATCAAGTATTGCAGCAGCATCCAGAAAGTAGTTTAACAAGTTATATCGACAGTATCTACATTGATCAAGATACGAATAATGTGCAGATGGAATTTCCTTTTAATTAAAAAAAATTTTTAAAAAAAATGCATAGACTATAAGTGATGGAGGAATTTTTTATGAGAGCTGAGATTATTGCAGTAGGAACAGAATTACTACTAGGACAAATTGTAAACACAAATGCTGCTTTTTTATCACAAGAATTAGCAGGTTTAGGTATTAATGTCTATCATCATGTTGTAGTTGGAGATAATCCAGAGCGATTGGAACGAGTATTACAGGAAGCCGAAAGTCGCAGTGAGTTAATTATACTTTCTGGTGGGCTAGGACCAACAAAAGATGATCTAACAAAACAAACAGTTGCGAATCATTTAAAACGCCAGTTAGTAACGGATACGACTACTTTAGAAAAAGTGATTGCTTTTCATGAACATTCCAATCGTCCCATGGCTGAAAATAATAAATTACAAGCGGTGGTTTTAGAAGGTTCAATCGTTTTGAAAAATTCAACCGGTTTAGCAGCAGGGATGTTTTTACAAAATGAAAAGACAATATATGTTTTGTTACCAGGACCTCCAAATGAATTAAAGCCGATGTTTTTACATGAAGTAAAACCTCTATTATTAGCGAATATGGATAAACCAGAATTGCTTATTTCACGAGTATTACGTTTTTTTGGAATTGGTGAATCAAGATTAGTGACGATTCTAGACGATTTAATTGAAAAGCAAACAAATCCAACCCTTGCTCCCTATGCTGGTGTTCACGAGGTAACATTACGTATAAGCGCAAATGGAGCAACTGAGGAAGCTTGTATCCAGCTTTTGAATACTATGGAGGCGGAAATACAAAAGCGCGTTGGTAGCTATTTTTATGGCTATGGCGATGAAACCAATTTAGTAGAAAGTGTTGTGAATTTGTTAAAAGAACATCATTTAACAATTACAGCAGCTGAAAGCTTAACTGGAGGTGAATTTCAAAGTTCGTTAGCTAGTGTTTCCGGTGTATCTGAGGTATTCAATGGTGGGGTTGTCACATATAGCAACGAAAGTAAATCCAAGTTATTAAACGTATCCGAAAAAACAATCGCTGAAGCAGGTGTAGTCAGTGAAGCTTGTGGAATTGAAATGGCAGAAGGTGTTCGGAAGTTATTTAATACGGATATAGCCTTATCTTTCACAGGTGTTGCTGGACCTAATTCTTTAGAAGGACAGGCAGTGGGAACTGTTTGGATAGGCATCGCACAAAAAGGAAAACCAAGTTTTGCAAAATGTTACCACTTCGCTAGAAATCGTAACAGCAATCGCCAACAAGCAACACTATCTGGATTGGATTTGGTTCGTCGATTGATAAAACAATTGCCTTTAGATGAGTAAGAAGATAAGTTTTTAAGTACGAGTAAAAAAATAAAAAATAAAAAGCGAACGTTTGTTCATTTTTTGCTTGCTTTTTTTTATAATAACGATTATGATAGTTTTTGTGAAAGAAAAAAGTTATAAATTTAATGTAAAATAAATAAAGCATAGATAGATTTGAGGAGGAATTTTAATGGCAGATGATCGCAAACAAGCCTTAGATGCAGCATTGAAAAAAATTGAAAAGAACTTTGGTAAAGGTTCGGTAATGAAACTGGGCGAGAAAATTGATACCCAAATTTCAACAATTCCAAGTGGATCCTTAGCACTAGATGTTGCATTAGGTGTTGGTGGTTATCCAAAAGGTCGGATTATTGAAGTATATGGTCCTGAAAGTTCAGGTAAAACAACCGTGTCATTGCATGCAGTTGCTGAAGTTCAAAAACAAGGCGGAATTGCAGCTTTTATTGATGCAGAGCATGCGCTAGATCCAAAATACGCAGCAGCATTAGGTGTAAACATTGACGAATTGCTTTTATCTCAACCAGATACTGGTGAACAAGGTCTAGAAATAGCTGACGCATTGGTTTCTAGTGGAGCAGTGGACATTGTTGTTATTGATTCGGTTGCGGCATTAGTACCACGTGCAGAGATTGAAGGAGAAATGGGTGCTAGCCACGTGGGTTTGCAAGCACGTTTAATGTCACAAGCATTGCGTAAATTATCTGGTTCAATTAATAAAACGAAAACTATTGCTTTATTCATTAATCAAATTCGCGAAAAAGTGGGTGTAATGTTTGGAAATCCAGAAGTTACTCCTGGTGGTCGTGCTCTTAAATTTTATGCAACCGTTCGTTTAGAAGTTAGAAGAGCGGAACAAATAAAAAATGGTACAGATGTAGTTGGGAACCGTACAAAAATTAAAGTTGTAAAAAATAAAGTTGCACCACCATTTAAAGTAGCTGAAGTGGATATTATGTATGGCGAAGGAATTTCACAAGTAGGTGAGCTTTTAGATATGGGTTCAGATAAAGATATTGTTATTAAAAGTGGAGCTTGGTACTCATATGAAGGTGAGCGGATTGGGCAAGGCCGTGAAAACGCGAAAAAATACTTTATGGAAAATCCTGAACTAAGAGCAGAGATTGAAACTAAAGTTCGTGCTGCATACGGCATTGGGGATAAACTTTCTGTGGAGGAAGAAAAAGCAGAATCAAAAAAAGGAACTAAAAAAACTGAAGAAGCAAAAGAAGATAAAAATAAAGAAAATGAGCCCTCACTAAATGAAAATCCAACAGAAATAACGTTGGATTTACCAGAAATTAAGTGAAAAA is drawn from Carnobacterium gallinarum DSM 4847 and contains these coding sequences:
- a CDS encoding Na+/H+ antiporter, with the protein product MELLFFVLLMIVGIVVSSVANKYLPRVPLALIQISVGVLMTFLPLEHEVILEPEIFMLCIIAPLVFYEGQKVSRKEFWELKGPILLLAFGLVLISVILGGFVIQWLIPKMPLAIAFALAAIISPTDTVALKSIVKNIKLPDNIMGVLEGESLINDAAGLVSFKVALAAVVTGVFSVKEASISFLVAAFGGIVLGVIMGLLFVKLRIKLRKMGLEESELLILIQLATPFVIFILAEEFNFSGILALVAAGFVHGFEQDKLQKTTTKLQLISSNVWSTFIYFLNSLVFLLLGSMLPSVIKAIWDANDVHVAELLGSSLLIFCFILFLRFAWVYLLYADFVEPVDAGFSNYLIQMTSALEPAKKSGISRFKYAVITAFAGVHGTISLATALSVPLVLGNNEVFPLRNEVLFITASVILFSLISATIMLPLLVPKEQVTTDLVINAKKLDEITGYQEILFRTIDRLEQQRTAENNTMLNQILLELEDKLVASKEGRYRDEDRGKMQEIMNFARDIEKQKIDELIAEKQISPMIERLYQVYLENSRRFEERNFFKIMLFKIKMNLLKKRVKKMRNQEFDARFKSKIDAHSQLIEEFKESQRLVAGTVVQEIQNQMTSENRKESIEVMERYNRRTEYVQLDSAIQQQNMRRLASLTLQIEREEIQRLLDNAEINFEIANQLGEQVTYDELSELTMGTE
- the yfmF gene encoding EF-P 5-aminopentanol modification-associated protein YfmF encodes the protein MSIQLNEGVHLHVLPTKKYKTVRLVIKFRAPLKAETITNRAMLSSLLETNSKKYPTQTELRSTLANLYGASFGLSVTKKGTEHMFTVGMNLVNERYLSEKTNILNDGIALLEEIIFNPNVANGQFDEGTFNREKENLLDYYSSIYDDKQAYASLSLQSLYFEDEDQKMPSIGTAEELEKITATSLFAYYQKMLQEDTIDIYVLGDVDENDIELAFRKFPFTPRKKATGSVFYQEPTRNNLKNEVEKQEVTQAKYNLAYETNTYYLEKDYFALQVFNGIFGGFPHSKLFVNVREKESLAYYASSSLDTFRGMMTVQTGIESAKVQQVSDIISVQLNEVQIGNFEEEAINQTKEMLKNQILQSEDNAPAFIERLYIYDIVGKNLSVDEWQAQVDAVTKEEIIAVANKIQLKATFFLTGEV
- a CDS encoding ABC transporter permease; translated protein: MDAFISTASIVVSSALIYAAPLIFTALGGTFSERGGIVNVGLEGIMVMGAFSSIVFNLAFAEQLGSWTPWIALLVGGGIGVIFSLIHAVATVNLRANHIVSGTVVNMLAPALAVFLTRILFEGKGQTEIIQQNFGKSSVPLLKDIPIIGQIFFTNTSAMAFVAIFVSILAWILLFKTRFGLRLRSVGEHPQAADTLGINVYFMRYAGVMISGLLGGIGGAIAAQSISLNFSHSTIAGQGFIALAAMIFGKWNPLGAMGAAIFFGFAQSLSVIGSYIPLIKDVPSVVLQTAPYILTVIVLVGVIGKSEAPAADGETYIKSK
- the yfmH gene encoding EF-P 5-aminopentanol modification-associated protein YfmH, whose amino-acid sequence is MEKKHYDQLNETIYTETLENGLRVTLLPKNDFHKTYGLFTTNYGSIDNQFIPLGKTELVKVPDGVAHFLEHKMFEKEDGDVFNVFGKQGASANAFTSFTRTSYLFTSTNRILENVETLLDFVQEPYFTKETVEKEKGIIAQEIQMYDDEPDWRLFFGILGNLYPKHPLHIDIAGTVDSIMEITPEDLYECYHTFYHPSNMNLLVVGKMNPAEMMTTIRDNQDHKEFAPATEIVRHFPTETVADINVFDSIEMPVNRAKSIVGVKGVHPAPTGKAALVYKTKMNLLLTLLFGTTSENYLRLYDGGVIDDSFSFEFNLERTFHFIDIGGDAKEPTAFSEAIKEILLTAKDSSELTEANLTTVKKRMIGSALQSLNSIEYIANQYSQEAYGDASLFDLVPTIESIKLADIQQLAAEFMIKEHMSTFHILPKEANEG
- a CDS encoding metallophosphoesterase, yielding MKRKWQIVSLFFMLLFLASCGAGNEAKDSKEALKNRESPSAKSLETGFKLWVITDVHYIAPSLHDDGKKFDFIVSTSAGKDLNYQTETLEALVMQAKKEQPDVLVVSGDLTLNGEKQSAIELADYFKEIEKNGTEVYVIPGNHDISDGWAKKYRGDQAEATEQILPKDFKSIFKKNGYQQAISSDPTSLSYLVAPRKNLWIMMIDSNKYSWSASKGAPVTSGSIREDTYQWMSENFQLAKEQGAKIIPVMHHNLMDHNQLVNRGFTIDKAENLQDFFAKEKVDFVLSGHIHAQDIASLDVKGHKIYDIVTGSFMMAPNPIGEFTYQDGSFTYQRQTTDVDGWAKETGATNLDLLQHSAYLAENMQKDGESFAIGQIYEEQWADKSQLDSVATFIGNANQRFFGGESYVAPENVKETQEQLAKNPAYQVLQQHPESSLTSYIDSIYIDQDTNNVQMEFPFN
- the ymfI gene encoding elongation factor P 5-aminopentanone reductase translates to MKFALIMGASGDIGGAIAQDLAKAGWSLYLHCHSDFTSVERQAKVYQKNYPKQDFFTLQLDMMNEAELPLFLESIFQLDAVIFASGFTHYHLLTETTALEMDQMWQVHVKTPILLVQSLQTKLAASGNGRIVFISSVYGEVGSAMEVLYSTTKGAQLAFVKAYSKEVISLGITVNAISPGAIATKMNQDFAEAELDWLNEEIPAGRMGTTTEISFWVQQLLEPLSQYMTGQSLVISGGWLK
- the pgsA gene encoding CDP-diacylglycerol--glycerol-3-phosphate 3-phosphatidyltransferase, whose product is MNLPNKLTVLRIFMIPIFMVIVLGPFDWGQVNWLGSSIEVTQLVGAIIFALASITDWLDGKIARARNLVTNFGKFADPLADKMLVVTAFIVLVGQGIVPSWVIAIIICRELAVTGLRLLLVGDGEVMAAAMPGKIKTATQMVAIILLFLNNFPFAGMNFPFATIMLYVCLFFTVYSGVDYFIKNKHVFSGSM
- a CDS encoding helix-turn-helix domain-containing protein, giving the protein MNEIGIKLQEARKAKGYTLDDLQQMTKIQKRYLIAIEEGNFDVMPGKFYARAFIKQYADTVGLNGDQLLEQYTDAVPHTHDEEYVEKVNTNQTRSENHVTNELLERVKTLLPTILIVIVVFLIIGGIWYAATKTGNKDTESIISKDSDTTSITTSSNTATSESKTSAASSSSKEPEKEPEKPKQAIAVESSTGQTTNYTVTNATEPGSIVLSAEGGASWVGVEVNGVAADQKTMQSGDNLEVPLPAGTTSISVRIGNAASTKITLNGEAVAYAPEATNVITQTLVFTVTPVAAAAQ